A portion of the Thermoanaerobaculia bacterium genome contains these proteins:
- a CDS encoding M28 family peptidase, with the protein RPAEAKVVVDRFEASSDRTHGPAPLQNVYLVVEGTDPARRRSAVLVSGHFDSICSDFMSVACDAPGADDDASGTTVSLESARLVAKRPHRATVVFAAVSGEEQGLLGGKRLLEWARGQGYEVAAMLNNDIVGATNGSSDRRPRVFCDTDAFSPSRELGLWIDEFVGGVRPVFRKDRFARGGDHLPFVEAGLPAVRFTEPKEDYRHQHQTVRTENGVEYGDLPKFMDFEFLASVAQKNAEAIDRLADAPAPPSEATVEGAVQPDATLTFGAPDDPERAGFEILARDTADSRWKVLQSVAAPGAHALPLPIDNEFFAVRSVGKNGIRSIALDAKPVVRKKS; encoded by the coding sequence CGGCCGGCGGAGGCGAAGGTCGTCGTCGACCGGTTCGAGGCGTCGTCGGACCGGACGCACGGCCCCGCGCCTCTCCAGAACGTCTACCTCGTCGTCGAGGGCACCGATCCCGCGCGCCGCAGGAGCGCGGTGCTCGTTTCGGGACACTTCGATTCGATCTGCTCGGACTTCATGAGCGTCGCGTGCGACGCCCCGGGCGCCGACGACGACGCCTCGGGAACGACGGTCTCGCTCGAATCCGCGCGGCTCGTCGCGAAGCGCCCGCATCGCGCGACCGTCGTGTTCGCCGCGGTGTCGGGGGAGGAGCAGGGTCTGCTGGGCGGAAAGCGCCTCCTCGAATGGGCTCGCGGGCAGGGATACGAGGTCGCGGCGATGCTGAACAACGACATCGTCGGCGCGACCAACGGCTCCTCCGACCGTCGCCCGCGGGTGTTCTGCGATACCGACGCGTTCTCTCCCTCGCGGGAGCTCGGCCTGTGGATCGACGAGTTCGTCGGCGGCGTCCGCCCCGTCTTTCGAAAGGACCGTTTCGCGCGCGGGGGCGACCACCTCCCCTTCGTCGAAGCCGGTCTTCCCGCGGTTCGCTTCACCGAGCCGAAGGAGGACTACCGCCACCAGCACCAGACGGTGCGAACGGAGAACGGCGTCGAGTACGGAGACCTCCCGAAGTTCATGGATTTCGAATTCCTCGCGTCCGTCGCGCAGAAGAATGCCGAAGCGATCGACCGGCTCGCGGACGCTCCCGCTCCTCCTTCGGAAGCCACGGTCGAAGGCGCCGTCCAGCCGGATGCCACGCTGACGTTCGGCGCTCCCGACGACCCCGAGCGCGCCGGCTTCGAGATCCTCGCCCGCGACACGGCGGACTCGCGCTGGAAGGTCCTCCAGTCCGTCGCCGCGCCCGGGGCCCACGCGCTGCCGCTCCCGATCGACAACGAGTTCTTCGCGGTGCGCTCCGTCGGCAAGAACGGGATCCGGTCGATCGCCCTCGACGCGAAGCCGGTCGTTCGGAAGAAGAGCTGA